One region of Ictalurus punctatus breed USDA103 chromosome 6, Coco_2.0, whole genome shotgun sequence genomic DNA includes:
- the si:dkey-18p12.4 gene encoding SPRY_PRY_C-I_1 domain-containing protein isoform X1 produces MGFFNKLTRDYFWKNLYIFRTDQHDQHQATEEYNPWAFHSNASLGIPRQEKGIKRVCNSEQLIKPRMSFFKSFRFKKSQRDKQRTASRRHKASRPLEIECYGEPQELKKPRRTMQITHYSSIRSLQQKTQSEEQVSEKAAFLGRNVSRHLVKTGVRAYTFNMARWAVGPPLAHLYKYNIRDYYSHVSLRNPFIEEESEKVHGRFFTKPNQKKPLIDPHQPDFTLEESKKFLRGLAAELNGVSRGPACLREYKAYVPEDLNKPKKSIQMPITDNSIKNLPQKNMSELPHHSKPKSEKAGGLKIPKKEWENITRPSVMLDPNTANPTLNLSDDGRSVRTKTHEEFHSSQSYYGYQRTSEHQYNGWTCVQAREGYSTGRHYWEVDVKGKCDWRIGVVSEFAPRNGFINLNTDVGYWTLRLQLGSLMAMTVPVTKLNQAVPSKIGVLLDMEGSQVSFYDAMKMTHIYTFQADFSKRGNIYPVFGTVETDKPLRII; encoded by the exons ATGGGCTTTTTCAACAAACTGACCAGGGATTACTTCTGGAAGAACTTGTATATTTTCAGAACAGACCAACATGACCAACACCAAGCAACAG AAGAATACAACCCTTGGGCTTTCCACAGTAATGCCAGTCTGGGAATTCCACGCCAAGAGAAGGGAATTAAAAGAGTCTGTAACTCAGAGCAGCTTATTAAACCAagaatgtcattttttaaatctttcagaTTTAAG AAATCACAACGTGACAAACAACGAACAGCCTCCAGACGACATAAAGCCTCCAGACCACTGGAAATTGAGTGTTATGGAGAGCCTCAG GAGTTGAAGAAACCGAGAAGGACCATGCAGATTACACACTACAGCAGTATAAGAAGTTTACAACAGAAAACCCAGTCTGAGGAACAGGTGTCTGAAAAAGCAG CCTTTTTAGGTCGGAATGTGAGTCGCCATCTTGTGAAAACTGGAGTCAGAGCATACACATTCAATATGGCCAGATGGGCAGTGGGTCCACCTCTCGCCCACTTAT ACAAATACAACATACGGGATTACTACAGTCATGTGAGTCTGAGAAATCCATTCATAGAGGAGGAAAGTGAAAAAGTTCACGGCAGGTTTTTCACGAAACCAAACCAAAAG AAACCTCTAATTGACCCACACCAACCAGATTTTACACTGGAAGAGTCCAAAAAGTTCCTCAGAGGACTGGCAGCTGAGCTGAACGGAGTGTCTCGG GGCCCGGCATGTCTCAGAGAGTATAAAGCTTATGTACCTGAGGATTTGAATAAACCGAAGAAGAGCATACAGATGCCCATCACAGACAACAGCATCAAAAACCTACCACAGAAAAACATGTCTGAG TTGCCGCACCACAGTAAACCGAAGTCTGAAAAAGCAG GTGGTTTAAAGATTCCCAAGAAAG AGTGGGAAAACATCACAAGACCATCAG TGATGCTGGATCCGAACACTGCGAATCCCACTCTCAACCTGTCTGATGATGGACGCTCTGTGAGAACAAAGACCCACGAAGAGTTTCATTCCAGCCAGAGTTACTATGGATACCAAAGAACATCTGAACATCAGTATAATGGCTGGACGTGTGTCCAAGCGCGAGAGGGCTACAGCACAGGCAGGCATTACTGGGAGGTAGATGTAAAGGGTAAATGTGATTGGAGAATAGGTGTAGTGAGTGAATTTGCTCCACGCAATGGCTTTATTAACCTGAACACAGACGTAGGGTATTGGACTCTGCGTCTACAGTTAGGCTCTCTCATGGCGATGACTGTACCAGTCACCAAACTCAATCAGGCGGTGCCTTCTAAGATAGGAGTGCTCCTAGATATGGAGGGAAGTCAGGTTTCTTTCTATGATGCAATGAAAAtgacacatatttacacatttcaagCAGATTTCAGTAAGCGTGGGAATATCTACCCTGTGTTCGGGACCGTGGAGACAGATAAACCTCTAAGGATTATCTAA
- the si:dkey-18p12.4 gene encoding SPRY_PRY_C-I_1 domain-containing protein isoform X5 — protein sequence MGFFNKLTRDYFWKNLYIFRTDQHDQHQATEEYNPWAFHSNASLGIPRQEKGIKRVCNSEQLIKPRMSFFKSFRFKELKKPRRTMQITHYSSIRSLQQKTQSEEQVSEKADKYNIRDYYSHVSLRNPFIEEESEKVHGRFFTKPNQKKPLIDPHQPDFTLEESKKFLRGLAAELNGVSRGPACLREYKAYVPEDLNKPKKSIQMPITDNSIKNLPQKNMSELPHHSKPKSEKAGGLKIPKKEWENITRPSVMLDPNTANPTLNLSDDGRSVRTKTHEEFHSSQSYYGYQRTSEHQYNGWTCVQAREGYSTGRHYWEVDVKGKCDWRIGVVSEFAPRNGFINLNTDVGYWTLRLQLGSLMAMTVPVTKLNQAVPSKIGVLLDMEGSQVSFYDAMKMTHIYTFQADFSKRGNIYPVFGTVETDKPLRII from the exons ATGGGCTTTTTCAACAAACTGACCAGGGATTACTTCTGGAAGAACTTGTATATTTTCAGAACAGACCAACATGACCAACACCAAGCAACAG AAGAATACAACCCTTGGGCTTTCCACAGTAATGCCAGTCTGGGAATTCCACGCCAAGAGAAGGGAATTAAAAGAGTCTGTAACTCAGAGCAGCTTATTAAACCAagaatgtcattttttaaatctttcagaTTTAAG GAGTTGAAGAAACCGAGAAGGACCATGCAGATTACACACTACAGCAGTATAAGAAGTTTACAACAGAAAACCCAGTCTGAGGAACAGGTGTCTGAAAAAGCAG ACAAATACAACATACGGGATTACTACAGTCATGTGAGTCTGAGAAATCCATTCATAGAGGAGGAAAGTGAAAAAGTTCACGGCAGGTTTTTCACGAAACCAAACCAAAAG AAACCTCTAATTGACCCACACCAACCAGATTTTACACTGGAAGAGTCCAAAAAGTTCCTCAGAGGACTGGCAGCTGAGCTGAACGGAGTGTCTCGG GGCCCGGCATGTCTCAGAGAGTATAAAGCTTATGTACCTGAGGATTTGAATAAACCGAAGAAGAGCATACAGATGCCCATCACAGACAACAGCATCAAAAACCTACCACAGAAAAACATGTCTGAG TTGCCGCACCACAGTAAACCGAAGTCTGAAAAAGCAG GTGGTTTAAAGATTCCCAAGAAAG AGTGGGAAAACATCACAAGACCATCAG TGATGCTGGATCCGAACACTGCGAATCCCACTCTCAACCTGTCTGATGATGGACGCTCTGTGAGAACAAAGACCCACGAAGAGTTTCATTCCAGCCAGAGTTACTATGGATACCAAAGAACATCTGAACATCAGTATAATGGCTGGACGTGTGTCCAAGCGCGAGAGGGCTACAGCACAGGCAGGCATTACTGGGAGGTAGATGTAAAGGGTAAATGTGATTGGAGAATAGGTGTAGTGAGTGAATTTGCTCCACGCAATGGCTTTATTAACCTGAACACAGACGTAGGGTATTGGACTCTGCGTCTACAGTTAGGCTCTCTCATGGCGATGACTGTACCAGTCACCAAACTCAATCAGGCGGTGCCTTCTAAGATAGGAGTGCTCCTAGATATGGAGGGAAGTCAGGTTTCTTTCTATGATGCAATGAAAAtgacacatatttacacatttcaagCAGATTTCAGTAAGCGTGGGAATATCTACCCTGTGTTCGGGACCGTGGAGACAGATAAACCTCTAAGGATTATCTAA
- the si:dkey-18p12.4 gene encoding SPRY_PRY_C-I_1 domain-containing protein isoform X2, translating into MGFFNKLTRDYFWKNLYIFRTDQHDQHQATEEYNPWAFHSNASLGIPRQEKGIKRVCNSEQLIKPRMSFFKSFRFKELKKPRRTMQITHYSSIRSLQQKTQSEEQVSEKAAFLGRNVSRHLVKTGVRAYTFNMARWAVGPPLAHLYKYNIRDYYSHVSLRNPFIEEESEKVHGRFFTKPNQKKPLIDPHQPDFTLEESKKFLRGLAAELNGVSRGPACLREYKAYVPEDLNKPKKSIQMPITDNSIKNLPQKNMSELPHHSKPKSEKAGGLKIPKKEWENITRPSVMLDPNTANPTLNLSDDGRSVRTKTHEEFHSSQSYYGYQRTSEHQYNGWTCVQAREGYSTGRHYWEVDVKGKCDWRIGVVSEFAPRNGFINLNTDVGYWTLRLQLGSLMAMTVPVTKLNQAVPSKIGVLLDMEGSQVSFYDAMKMTHIYTFQADFSKRGNIYPVFGTVETDKPLRII; encoded by the exons ATGGGCTTTTTCAACAAACTGACCAGGGATTACTTCTGGAAGAACTTGTATATTTTCAGAACAGACCAACATGACCAACACCAAGCAACAG AAGAATACAACCCTTGGGCTTTCCACAGTAATGCCAGTCTGGGAATTCCACGCCAAGAGAAGGGAATTAAAAGAGTCTGTAACTCAGAGCAGCTTATTAAACCAagaatgtcattttttaaatctttcagaTTTAAG GAGTTGAAGAAACCGAGAAGGACCATGCAGATTACACACTACAGCAGTATAAGAAGTTTACAACAGAAAACCCAGTCTGAGGAACAGGTGTCTGAAAAAGCAG CCTTTTTAGGTCGGAATGTGAGTCGCCATCTTGTGAAAACTGGAGTCAGAGCATACACATTCAATATGGCCAGATGGGCAGTGGGTCCACCTCTCGCCCACTTAT ACAAATACAACATACGGGATTACTACAGTCATGTGAGTCTGAGAAATCCATTCATAGAGGAGGAAAGTGAAAAAGTTCACGGCAGGTTTTTCACGAAACCAAACCAAAAG AAACCTCTAATTGACCCACACCAACCAGATTTTACACTGGAAGAGTCCAAAAAGTTCCTCAGAGGACTGGCAGCTGAGCTGAACGGAGTGTCTCGG GGCCCGGCATGTCTCAGAGAGTATAAAGCTTATGTACCTGAGGATTTGAATAAACCGAAGAAGAGCATACAGATGCCCATCACAGACAACAGCATCAAAAACCTACCACAGAAAAACATGTCTGAG TTGCCGCACCACAGTAAACCGAAGTCTGAAAAAGCAG GTGGTTTAAAGATTCCCAAGAAAG AGTGGGAAAACATCACAAGACCATCAG TGATGCTGGATCCGAACACTGCGAATCCCACTCTCAACCTGTCTGATGATGGACGCTCTGTGAGAACAAAGACCCACGAAGAGTTTCATTCCAGCCAGAGTTACTATGGATACCAAAGAACATCTGAACATCAGTATAATGGCTGGACGTGTGTCCAAGCGCGAGAGGGCTACAGCACAGGCAGGCATTACTGGGAGGTAGATGTAAAGGGTAAATGTGATTGGAGAATAGGTGTAGTGAGTGAATTTGCTCCACGCAATGGCTTTATTAACCTGAACACAGACGTAGGGTATTGGACTCTGCGTCTACAGTTAGGCTCTCTCATGGCGATGACTGTACCAGTCACCAAACTCAATCAGGCGGTGCCTTCTAAGATAGGAGTGCTCCTAGATATGGAGGGAAGTCAGGTTTCTTTCTATGATGCAATGAAAAtgacacatatttacacatttcaagCAGATTTCAGTAAGCGTGGGAATATCTACCCTGTGTTCGGGACCGTGGAGACAGATAAACCTCTAAGGATTATCTAA
- the si:dkey-18p12.4 gene encoding SPRY_PRY_C-I_1 domain-containing protein isoform X6, translated as MGFFNKLTRDYFWKNLYIFRTDQHDQHQATEEYNPWAFHSNASLGIPRQEKGIKRVCNSEQLIKPRMSFFKSFRFKKSQRDKQRTASRRHKASRPLEIECYGEPQELKKPRRTMQITHYSSIRSLQQKTQSEEQVSEKADKYNIRDYYSHVSLRNPFIEEESEKVHGRFFTKPNQKGPACLREYKAYVPEDLNKPKKSIQMPITDNSIKNLPQKNMSELPHHSKPKSEKAGGLKIPKKEWENITRPSVMLDPNTANPTLNLSDDGRSVRTKTHEEFHSSQSYYGYQRTSEHQYNGWTCVQAREGYSTGRHYWEVDVKGKCDWRIGVVSEFAPRNGFINLNTDVGYWTLRLQLGSLMAMTVPVTKLNQAVPSKIGVLLDMEGSQVSFYDAMKMTHIYTFQADFSKRGNIYPVFGTVETDKPLRII; from the exons ATGGGCTTTTTCAACAAACTGACCAGGGATTACTTCTGGAAGAACTTGTATATTTTCAGAACAGACCAACATGACCAACACCAAGCAACAG AAGAATACAACCCTTGGGCTTTCCACAGTAATGCCAGTCTGGGAATTCCACGCCAAGAGAAGGGAATTAAAAGAGTCTGTAACTCAGAGCAGCTTATTAAACCAagaatgtcattttttaaatctttcagaTTTAAG AAATCACAACGTGACAAACAACGAACAGCCTCCAGACGACATAAAGCCTCCAGACCACTGGAAATTGAGTGTTATGGAGAGCCTCAG GAGTTGAAGAAACCGAGAAGGACCATGCAGATTACACACTACAGCAGTATAAGAAGTTTACAACAGAAAACCCAGTCTGAGGAACAGGTGTCTGAAAAAGCAG ACAAATACAACATACGGGATTACTACAGTCATGTGAGTCTGAGAAATCCATTCATAGAGGAGGAAAGTGAAAAAGTTCACGGCAGGTTTTTCACGAAACCAAACCAAAAG GGCCCGGCATGTCTCAGAGAGTATAAAGCTTATGTACCTGAGGATTTGAATAAACCGAAGAAGAGCATACAGATGCCCATCACAGACAACAGCATCAAAAACCTACCACAGAAAAACATGTCTGAG TTGCCGCACCACAGTAAACCGAAGTCTGAAAAAGCAG GTGGTTTAAAGATTCCCAAGAAAG AGTGGGAAAACATCACAAGACCATCAG TGATGCTGGATCCGAACACTGCGAATCCCACTCTCAACCTGTCTGATGATGGACGCTCTGTGAGAACAAAGACCCACGAAGAGTTTCATTCCAGCCAGAGTTACTATGGATACCAAAGAACATCTGAACATCAGTATAATGGCTGGACGTGTGTCCAAGCGCGAGAGGGCTACAGCACAGGCAGGCATTACTGGGAGGTAGATGTAAAGGGTAAATGTGATTGGAGAATAGGTGTAGTGAGTGAATTTGCTCCACGCAATGGCTTTATTAACCTGAACACAGACGTAGGGTATTGGACTCTGCGTCTACAGTTAGGCTCTCTCATGGCGATGACTGTACCAGTCACCAAACTCAATCAGGCGGTGCCTTCTAAGATAGGAGTGCTCCTAGATATGGAGGGAAGTCAGGTTTCTTTCTATGATGCAATGAAAAtgacacatatttacacatttcaagCAGATTTCAGTAAGCGTGGGAATATCTACCCTGTGTTCGGGACCGTGGAGACAGATAAACCTCTAAGGATTATCTAA
- the si:dkey-18p12.4 gene encoding SPRY_PRY_C-I_1 domain-containing protein isoform X4, producing the protein MGFFNKLTRDYFWKNLYIFRTDQHDQHQATEEYNPWAFHSNASLGIPRQEKGIKRVCNSEQLIKPRMSFFKSFRFKKSQRDKQRTASRRHKASRPLEIECYGEPQELKKPRRTMQITHYSSIRSLQQKTQSEEQVSEKADKYNIRDYYSHVSLRNPFIEEESEKVHGRFFTKPNQKKPLIDPHQPDFTLEESKKFLRGLAAELNGVSRGPACLREYKAYVPEDLNKPKKSIQMPITDNSIKNLPQKNMSELPHHSKPKSEKAGGLKIPKKEWENITRPSVMLDPNTANPTLNLSDDGRSVRTKTHEEFHSSQSYYGYQRTSEHQYNGWTCVQAREGYSTGRHYWEVDVKGKCDWRIGVVSEFAPRNGFINLNTDVGYWTLRLQLGSLMAMTVPVTKLNQAVPSKIGVLLDMEGSQVSFYDAMKMTHIYTFQADFSKRGNIYPVFGTVETDKPLRII; encoded by the exons ATGGGCTTTTTCAACAAACTGACCAGGGATTACTTCTGGAAGAACTTGTATATTTTCAGAACAGACCAACATGACCAACACCAAGCAACAG AAGAATACAACCCTTGGGCTTTCCACAGTAATGCCAGTCTGGGAATTCCACGCCAAGAGAAGGGAATTAAAAGAGTCTGTAACTCAGAGCAGCTTATTAAACCAagaatgtcattttttaaatctttcagaTTTAAG AAATCACAACGTGACAAACAACGAACAGCCTCCAGACGACATAAAGCCTCCAGACCACTGGAAATTGAGTGTTATGGAGAGCCTCAG GAGTTGAAGAAACCGAGAAGGACCATGCAGATTACACACTACAGCAGTATAAGAAGTTTACAACAGAAAACCCAGTCTGAGGAACAGGTGTCTGAAAAAGCAG ACAAATACAACATACGGGATTACTACAGTCATGTGAGTCTGAGAAATCCATTCATAGAGGAGGAAAGTGAAAAAGTTCACGGCAGGTTTTTCACGAAACCAAACCAAAAG AAACCTCTAATTGACCCACACCAACCAGATTTTACACTGGAAGAGTCCAAAAAGTTCCTCAGAGGACTGGCAGCTGAGCTGAACGGAGTGTCTCGG GGCCCGGCATGTCTCAGAGAGTATAAAGCTTATGTACCTGAGGATTTGAATAAACCGAAGAAGAGCATACAGATGCCCATCACAGACAACAGCATCAAAAACCTACCACAGAAAAACATGTCTGAG TTGCCGCACCACAGTAAACCGAAGTCTGAAAAAGCAG GTGGTTTAAAGATTCCCAAGAAAG AGTGGGAAAACATCACAAGACCATCAG TGATGCTGGATCCGAACACTGCGAATCCCACTCTCAACCTGTCTGATGATGGACGCTCTGTGAGAACAAAGACCCACGAAGAGTTTCATTCCAGCCAGAGTTACTATGGATACCAAAGAACATCTGAACATCAGTATAATGGCTGGACGTGTGTCCAAGCGCGAGAGGGCTACAGCACAGGCAGGCATTACTGGGAGGTAGATGTAAAGGGTAAATGTGATTGGAGAATAGGTGTAGTGAGTGAATTTGCTCCACGCAATGGCTTTATTAACCTGAACACAGACGTAGGGTATTGGACTCTGCGTCTACAGTTAGGCTCTCTCATGGCGATGACTGTACCAGTCACCAAACTCAATCAGGCGGTGCCTTCTAAGATAGGAGTGCTCCTAGATATGGAGGGAAGTCAGGTTTCTTTCTATGATGCAATGAAAAtgacacatatttacacatttcaagCAGATTTCAGTAAGCGTGGGAATATCTACCCTGTGTTCGGGACCGTGGAGACAGATAAACCTCTAAGGATTATCTAA
- the si:dkey-18p12.4 gene encoding SPRY_PRY_C-I_1 domain-containing protein isoform X3: protein MGFFNKLTRDYFWKNLYIFRTDQHDQHQATEEYNPWAFHSNASLGIPRQEKGIKRVCNSEQLIKPRMSFFKSFRFKKSQRDKQRTASRRHKASRPLEIECYGEPQELKKPRRTMQITHYSSIRSLQQKTQSEEQVSEKAAFLGRNVSRHLVKTGVRAYTFNMARWAVGPPLAHLYKYNIRDYYSHVSLRNPFIEEESEKVHGRFFTKPNQKGPACLREYKAYVPEDLNKPKKSIQMPITDNSIKNLPQKNMSELPHHSKPKSEKAGGLKIPKKEWENITRPSVMLDPNTANPTLNLSDDGRSVRTKTHEEFHSSQSYYGYQRTSEHQYNGWTCVQAREGYSTGRHYWEVDVKGKCDWRIGVVSEFAPRNGFINLNTDVGYWTLRLQLGSLMAMTVPVTKLNQAVPSKIGVLLDMEGSQVSFYDAMKMTHIYTFQADFSKRGNIYPVFGTVETDKPLRII, encoded by the exons ATGGGCTTTTTCAACAAACTGACCAGGGATTACTTCTGGAAGAACTTGTATATTTTCAGAACAGACCAACATGACCAACACCAAGCAACAG AAGAATACAACCCTTGGGCTTTCCACAGTAATGCCAGTCTGGGAATTCCACGCCAAGAGAAGGGAATTAAAAGAGTCTGTAACTCAGAGCAGCTTATTAAACCAagaatgtcattttttaaatctttcagaTTTAAG AAATCACAACGTGACAAACAACGAACAGCCTCCAGACGACATAAAGCCTCCAGACCACTGGAAATTGAGTGTTATGGAGAGCCTCAG GAGTTGAAGAAACCGAGAAGGACCATGCAGATTACACACTACAGCAGTATAAGAAGTTTACAACAGAAAACCCAGTCTGAGGAACAGGTGTCTGAAAAAGCAG CCTTTTTAGGTCGGAATGTGAGTCGCCATCTTGTGAAAACTGGAGTCAGAGCATACACATTCAATATGGCCAGATGGGCAGTGGGTCCACCTCTCGCCCACTTAT ACAAATACAACATACGGGATTACTACAGTCATGTGAGTCTGAGAAATCCATTCATAGAGGAGGAAAGTGAAAAAGTTCACGGCAGGTTTTTCACGAAACCAAACCAAAAG GGCCCGGCATGTCTCAGAGAGTATAAAGCTTATGTACCTGAGGATTTGAATAAACCGAAGAAGAGCATACAGATGCCCATCACAGACAACAGCATCAAAAACCTACCACAGAAAAACATGTCTGAG TTGCCGCACCACAGTAAACCGAAGTCTGAAAAAGCAG GTGGTTTAAAGATTCCCAAGAAAG AGTGGGAAAACATCACAAGACCATCAG TGATGCTGGATCCGAACACTGCGAATCCCACTCTCAACCTGTCTGATGATGGACGCTCTGTGAGAACAAAGACCCACGAAGAGTTTCATTCCAGCCAGAGTTACTATGGATACCAAAGAACATCTGAACATCAGTATAATGGCTGGACGTGTGTCCAAGCGCGAGAGGGCTACAGCACAGGCAGGCATTACTGGGAGGTAGATGTAAAGGGTAAATGTGATTGGAGAATAGGTGTAGTGAGTGAATTTGCTCCACGCAATGGCTTTATTAACCTGAACACAGACGTAGGGTATTGGACTCTGCGTCTACAGTTAGGCTCTCTCATGGCGATGACTGTACCAGTCACCAAACTCAATCAGGCGGTGCCTTCTAAGATAGGAGTGCTCCTAGATATGGAGGGAAGTCAGGTTTCTTTCTATGATGCAATGAAAAtgacacatatttacacatttcaagCAGATTTCAGTAAGCGTGGGAATATCTACCCTGTGTTCGGGACCGTGGAGACAGATAAACCTCTAAGGATTATCTAA